The sequence below is a genomic window from Anaerocolumna chitinilytica.
TCATAAAGGCAGCAGCACCGACAGGTTTTCCGATATAACCGTCATCAATTAACCTTCTGCAGGTTTGTATTCCGGCTCCTAAGAAGGTATCAGGGGCTCCGCCTAAGAAGAGATTTTTCTCCTGTGCTAGGCGCACCAGTTCAAGACCTTCCGGAAGGGAAGCCGCCAGAGGTTTTTCAGAATAGACATGCTTTCCGGCTTTTAATGCTTCACTGGATACCAGAAAATGCTCATTGGGACGGGTAAGGTTTAGCACGATATCGATTTCTTCATCTGCAAATAATTCGTACATGGTGTCATAAATTTTAGGGATGTTATATTGTGCTTTTGCTTTTTCTGCTTTTTCCTTTACCAGGTCACAGAGAGCAACCAATTCGACTTCTTTAAACAGCTGGGTGAGATTCTTTAAGTAGATGCCGCTGATATCGCCCACACCTACCATTCCTATCTTTAACATAGCAGTTTCCTCCTTTAATACATTTTTGCGTTATTGATGAAGCGTTCGGTAGTAAGGTTATGATCGATGGCATACTGCTTGCCTTCTCCAGCCCAGAGCATGCCTCGTTCCATTAAGATTTGAGCCTGGGGAGATTTCTCAAAGACGTCATCGTGATGCCCAAGGGAAGTGTAGAATACCCTGCCGTTCCCCCAGAATTTTGTCCAGGCCACCGGCATATCCACAGGTTTGTTGGAAATATGATAATAGTTAACCGACGGAAAACGGGTGGTTGCCAGAACTTCAATTGCGGGATCTATATGTAAGTAGTAATGTTCACTGCATACAGGGAAATCTTCAAGACCTTCAGTAATAGGACTGGAGCCGTGGCAGATATTAACGGTATATTCAATACCATCGCCTCCCGGATGGCTGATCCACTGGCCGCCGGTAATAAACTGCCACTCCGTATTCTGACGGAAAGAATCGCACATGCCGCCGTGACAACCTGCCAGACCAACACCGCTGCCAACAGCTTCCGATAAATTTACTACATACTTATGGTCGATTTCTCCCATTGTCCAGCAGGAAACAATCAAGTCAAGGGTCTTAAGTTCCTCAGCATCTGCAAGGCAATCCAGAGTATCACTGATCTTGACTTCGTAATCGTGTTTTTGCAGGAGGTCTGCAAACCGTTTTGATACCAATACCGGTTCATGTCCATCCCAGCCTCCCTGAAATATTAATGCTTTCTTCATAGATAACTCCTTTCGCTATCAATAACATTTATGATAATAGAAAATAATAGAAAAATCTCATTAGATATGGCATTTTA
It includes:
- a CDS encoding ThuA domain-containing protein, yielding MKKALIFQGGWDGHEPVLVSKRFADLLQKHDYEVKISDTLDCLADAEELKTLDLIVSCWTMGEIDHKYVVNLSEAVGSGVGLAGCHGGMCDSFRQNTEWQFITGGQWISHPGGDGIEYTVNICHGSSPITEGLEDFPVCSEHYYLHIDPAIEVLATTRFPSVNYYHISNKPVDMPVAWTKFWGNGRVFYTSLGHHDDVFEKSPQAQILMERGMLWAGEGKQYAIDHNLTTERFINNAKMY